The following is a genomic window from Thermodesulfobacteriota bacterium.
CAGTTCGGTAGGCCTTGCCATACTGGCGAAATATATCCGCCACCTCAAATGCGGGTCGGCTCATCCCTAAGCCTTACTTTAATGTACTGTTATTATTAAACAATTCTGCGAAAGCTTACTTGAACATTAATATTATTGTGATTCGTGTTTTCCGACCGAAAAAATATTCCCCGTGCCCATTTAATGTAAATGAAAATTGATTGTCAATATATAAAAAAGCAACAAAATAAAGCTATTGACATTCAGAAGGCAAATTATTTATATGATTTTTAGCTGGAAATTGTGAGAAGAAGGTTGCCCGGTCGATGTTGTATTAATAATTTTTTCATAATTTCAATTTGTTAATTGTCGATACGCAGTTCCTTGGACTTTGATTTGTGGCGGGATTTTGTGCCTATTGGAAGATTATCCCGCTTCGCGTTTTTTTCAGGGAAAAATATACCATGGATGGTTTCAGACATTTTCTTGAATCCGGCAGGATCGTTTCCGAAAAATCAATCCCATATTATATCAACTGGGTAAATCGTTTTCTGGCCTTTCGTGGACAGCCGTTGGAAGGTGACATTCAGAATAATGAGATTCAGCGGTTTTTGAATGACCTTCAAAAAAAATATGAGGATTGGCAGGTAACCCAGGCAGAAGAGGCCATTCGTCTGTATGGATATTATCAGAGCCGACGAGAAAAAGTGGAACCGGCTGGCCAGTCCCTTAACAACGAAGCGCTGTGGCGTAAATATGCCGCGCAGATGAAAACCATTCTGCGTTTGAAGCATATGTCTTATGCCACCGAAAAAACCTATTTTTCATGGCTGCGATCGTTTTACTCCTTTCTTGGCAAAATGAATCCGGATCAACTGGAAAGCGCGCATGTCATGCGGTTTTTGAGTTTTCTGGCCGTGGAGCGGAAGGTTTCCAGGAGCACTCAGAATCAGGCCTTGAATGCTTTATTGTTTTTCTTCCGGCATGGACTGGAAAAAGACCTGGGAGATATCAGGGGCGCGGTTCGGTCCTCAAATAAACAGTCACTACCTGTGGTTCTCAGCCAGGGAGAGGTCAACCGTTTGCTGGGAAAACTGGATGGCGTTCATTTATTAATGGCCAAGACCATATACGGTTCCGGTATCAGGAACAACGAGTGTTTGCAGTTGCGGATCAAGGATCTGGACTTTGAAAGAGAATGCCTCACTGTCCGGGCCGGAAAGGGAGATAAGGATCGACAGACGCTTCTGCCGGGAAGCCTGGTAGACCCGCTCCGGCGACATCTGGAAAATATCCGGGATATTTTTGAGACGGACCGCCGGAACAATGTCCCCGGCGTTTATATGCCCGGTGCTTTGGAAAGAAAATATCCGTCGGCGTCCGTTTCATGGGAGTGGTTCTGGGTGTTCCCGGCCAGTGCCTTATCCGTGGATCCGGTTACGAGAATAGTCCGGAGACACCATATCCATCCCAGCGGCCTGCAGAAAGCGATCAAAGCCGCGACTCGAAGCGCCGGCATACACAAAAAAGTCAATGTCCATACCCTGCGCCACAGTTTTGCCACGCATTTGCTGGAAAGCGGCTACGATATCCGCACGATTCAGGAACTGCTGGGGCATTCCAGTGTTAAGACGACCATGATCTACACCCATGTGGCCCAGAAGAACCGGCTGGGGGTGAAGAGTCCGCTGGATTCGTTCGGGCCGGCTTGATTCGGGAGGGCATTGATACTGGATCCCCCGGTCAAGCCGTGGGATGACAAAAAAATGGCCGTGGGATGATAAACAAACGGCGTGAAGACTGCGGGCAGGGAAGGGGAAGGGGCAGGAAAGGGGGCGGGCTACTTCCTGGGGTTGTCCGCCGACATGTCCGGCGGCGTACCGCAGGTGATGGTGGCGTAGGCGCTGTGGTTGTGGATGGACTCGAAGTTCTCCACGCTGATGGAAAACCAGGTGATGTTGGCGTCCTTTTTCAATTCAATGGCGATATCCCGGACGATGTCCTCGACGAACTTGGGGTTGTTGTAGCCCTGCTCGGTGACGAATTTTTCATCGGCGCGTTTGAGCACCGAGTAAAGCTCGCAGGAGGCGCATCGTTCCACCAGTTCGATCATGTCTTCGATCCAGATAAATTTTTTAAAGCGGATGGCCAGCTTGACGATTCCCCGCTGGTTATGGGCCCCGCCGTTGCTGATTTCCTTGGAGCAGGGGCAGACCGAGGAGACGGGAACCGTCACTTCCGAGACCAGGTCCACTTTGCCGTTGGACTTGCTGGTGCCCAGCAGCCGGCACGTGTACTCCATGTAAGCCGGCGTGCTGCTGACCGGCGCGGTCTTTTCAATGAAATAGGGGAAGGAGACCTCCATGTGGGCGGACCGGGCTTCCAGGTCCTGTTTCATCTGGTCCAGGATTATGGTGAAGGTTTTCAGGGAGATCTCCGGCTGGAACATGTGCAGCAGTTCCACGAACCGGCTCATGTGGGTGCCCTTGCTGTAGTGCGGCAGGTCCACGTACATGTTGATGGAAGCCACGGTCTGCTGGAACCCGTTTTTTCTGTCCAGGACCCGGATGGGGTATTTGAGATTCTTGATGCCGACGTTGTCGATGGGCATTTCCCGGTAGTCCGGTGTTTTCTGAATATCTTTCATGGTCTGGTTCCGGCCGGGGCGCGGTTTAACAGGTAATCCGTTCTCACGTTGCCCATGGCCCTGAAGATGTTCCCTTTGATTTTCCGGTTGCTGCTGTACAGCTCTTCCAGAAGCAGTTTGATGGCCCGGCGGCGCGAAGTTTTTGCGGTCGGGCAGGGGTTTTCAAAACCCGGGAAGCACTGATCCTCAGCGAATTTTCTGATCTCGTTTTCCTCCACCATGGCCAAGGGCCGGATGATGGTGATTTTCCCGCCGAACATGGGCTGGCAGGGATTCATGGAGCTGATCTCGCCGGCGTAACAGATGTTCAGAAACAGGGATTCGATGATATCGTCCTGGTTGTGGCCCAGGGCCAGCTTGTTGCAGCCCGTTTCGGCCGCGATTTCAAAAAGCCGCTTGCGGCGGATGCGCGAGCATAGGAAGCAGGGGTTTTCCCGGTTGACGTCACTGTGGGCCACCACGCCGCAGTCGGAATAGTCGATCCGCAGGGGCCAGTCCCGCTCCCGGCAGAAATCGGCCAGTTCCCGGGCAAAGCCGTTTTCAAAGCCGGGGTCGATATAGCAGGGCACCAGTTCGTAGGTGACGGGAATCCGGGCGAGCCGCCAGTTTAACAGCCACAACAGGGTCAGGCTGTCCTTTCCCCCGGACAGGCCGACGCAGATGCGGTCTCCGTCATCGATCATGCCGTACTGATGGATGGCCTTGCCGAAATCCCGGTTGATCCGTTTTTGTCTGCTGGCGGACATGAGGTCAGTTAGTCTTCGTCTTCTTCGTCTTCCTCGTCGTACTCATCCTCATCGCCTGTTTCCCGGTCTTCGCTCTCTTCGTCCATGTCGATGGCCTGATCCCGGAATTCACCGGCGATTTCCGCAAGATCGGTTTCGTTCAGCGTATCCATATCCGAGCCGAACAGGGTCTTGCCGGCTTTTTCCATGTTCTCCATGGTGATTTTGCCGGCCGCGATTTCCCTTAAGGCCACCACAATATCTTCGTTTTTCGGGGAAATCACCAGATACTCCGATCCTTCCCGGATCTGCCGGACGCGCTGGGCCGCCAGATGGACGAGTTCAAAACGGGACGGTACTTTTCTCAAGCAGTCTTCAACGGTTATTCGTGCCACGGTTAAACCTCCGTAAAGAGAATTATAAAATTTCAACCAGTTCGTATTTGCGAACACCGCCGGGCGCCTGCAGGGTGATGTTCGCGCCCGGTGATTTTCCTAAAATCGCCTGTCCCAGGGGCGAGGTGACCGAGATCAACCCCTGATTGATGTCGG
Proteins encoded in this region:
- a CDS encoding integron integrase, with protein sequence MDGFRHFLESGRIVSEKSIPYYINWVNRFLAFRGQPLEGDIQNNEIQRFLNDLQKKYEDWQVTQAEEAIRLYGYYQSRREKVEPAGQSLNNEALWRKYAAQMKTILRLKHMSYATEKTYFSWLRSFYSFLGKMNPDQLESAHVMRFLSFLAVERKVSRSTQNQALNALLFFFRHGLEKDLGDIRGAVRSSNKQSLPVVLSQGEVNRLLGKLDGVHLLMAKTIYGSGIRNNECLQLRIKDLDFERECLTVRAGKGDKDRQTLLPGSLVDPLRRHLENIRDIFETDRRNNVPGVYMPGALERKYPSASVSWEWFWVFPASALSVDPVTRIVRRHHIHPSGLQKAIKAATRSAGIHKKVNVHTLRHSFATHLLESGYDIRTIQELLGHSSVKTTMIYTHVAQKNRLGVKSPLDSFGPA
- the folE2 gene encoding GTP cyclohydrolase FolE2: MKDIQKTPDYREMPIDNVGIKNLKYPIRVLDRKNGFQQTVASINMYVDLPHYSKGTHMSRFVELLHMFQPEISLKTFTIILDQMKQDLEARSAHMEVSFPYFIEKTAPVSSTPAYMEYTCRLLGTSKSNGKVDLVSEVTVPVSSVCPCSKEISNGGAHNQRGIVKLAIRFKKFIWIEDMIELVERCASCELYSVLKRADEKFVTEQGYNNPKFVEDIVRDIAIELKKDANITWFSISVENFESIHNHSAYATITCGTPPDMSADNPRK
- a CDS encoding ATP-binding protein yields the protein MSASRQKRINRDFGKAIHQYGMIDDGDRICVGLSGGKDSLTLLWLLNWRLARIPVTYELVPCYIDPGFENGFARELADFCRERDWPLRIDYSDCGVVAHSDVNRENPCFLCSRIRRKRLFEIAAETGCNKLALGHNQDDIIESLFLNICYAGEISSMNPCQPMFGGKITIIRPLAMVEENEIRKFAEDQCFPGFENPCPTAKTSRRRAIKLLLEELYSSNRKIKGNIFRAMGNVRTDYLLNRAPAGTRP
- the rpoZ gene encoding DNA-directed RNA polymerase subunit omega; protein product: MARITVEDCLRKVPSRFELVHLAAQRVRQIREGSEYLVISPKNEDIVVALREIAAGKITMENMEKAGKTLFGSDMDTLNETDLAEIAGEFRDQAIDMDEESEDRETGDEDEYDEEDEEDED